A genomic segment from Thermostichus lividus PCC 6715 encodes:
- a CDS encoding YraN family protein — protein sequence MRRIGNGGEEAVVRWLRAQQWQIVARNWGCRRGELDIVAYSPGGVLAFVEVKTRRPQNWDADGLEAIAHRKQQKLIGTAQEFLQAHPQWHDSPCRFDVALVLYQPSPVGGCYRVHQYLEDAFTVE from the coding sequence ATGCGTCGGATTGGCAATGGGGGCGAGGAAGCGGTGGTGAGGTGGTTGCGGGCGCAACAGTGGCAGATCGTAGCCCGCAATTGGGGCTGTCGTCGGGGCGAGCTAGATATTGTGGCTTACAGTCCCGGTGGGGTGCTGGCCTTTGTGGAGGTAAAAACCCGCCGCCCCCAGAATTGGGATGCTGACGGTCTCGAGGCGATCGCCCACCGCAAGCAACAAAAACTCATTGGCACCGCTCAGGAGTTTCTGCAGGCCCATCCCCAATGGCACGACAGTCCTTGTCGCTTTGATGTAGCATTGGTGCTGTACCAGCCCTCTCCGGTGGGGGGATGCTATCGAGTACACCAGTATTTAGAAGATGCCTTTACTGTGGAGTAA